The following coding sequences are from one Streptomyces angustmyceticus window:
- a CDS encoding CocE/NonD family hydrolase: MTTATHHSSAKKPPLLTRALRRTMRGLPPARHDVAHEPGLVVPAADGSPLLTDHYFPLADGDFPTLLIRSPYGRGFPWAPMYGVLFAEQGFHVVLQSCRGTGGSGGEFALWQHEAADGLATVAWLREQPWFRGALGTLGASYLGYAQWALALEPPPELRAMVVHVGLHDLYGYFYSGGAFALENTLTSTMGLTSQHRGTRHLLRASLRLRRHLPAIGRTLPLGETYVPGLGGRVPFLEEVMAHPDREDAHWQGVDAGVAAERLTVPTSLITGWYDVGLDQTLQQYGRLRRAGCDAALLVGPWTHHSALQQGWPEVFAESLAWLRAHLCDDPSGLRGTRARVHVGGRQAWQDLPDWPPATTDRHWHLDGDGTLRTRPPEHPWAPVPFRYDPADPTPSVGGPVLSGKAGSQDNTALEARDDVLTFTTAPLTEPLDVLGPVRAELRVRTDTGHADVFARLCDVDPRGRSANICDGVLRLRPDDAADPAGSAPAAVTVAMSSTAHRFPAGHRMRLQVSGGAHPRFARHTGTGEPPATATRLRPAEVALQHPSRLVLPVADETTDETADETYARAAPER, translated from the coding sequence ATGACGACGGCGACGCACCACTCGTCCGCGAAGAAGCCGCCCCTGCTCACCCGCGCGCTGCGGCGCACCATGCGGGGCCTGCCGCCCGCGCGCCACGACGTCGCCCACGAGCCCGGTCTCGTGGTGCCCGCCGCCGACGGCAGCCCCCTGCTGACCGACCACTACTTCCCCCTGGCCGACGGCGACTTCCCCACCCTGCTGATCCGCTCGCCGTACGGCCGCGGCTTCCCCTGGGCGCCGATGTACGGCGTGCTCTTCGCCGAACAGGGCTTCCACGTCGTCCTGCAGAGCTGCCGCGGCACCGGGGGCTCCGGCGGCGAGTTCGCGCTGTGGCAGCACGAGGCCGCCGACGGCCTGGCCACCGTCGCCTGGCTGCGGGAACAGCCCTGGTTCCGCGGCGCGTTGGGGACGCTCGGCGCCAGCTACCTCGGCTACGCGCAGTGGGCGCTCGCCCTGGAGCCGCCGCCGGAGCTGCGCGCGATGGTGGTCCACGTCGGCCTGCACGACCTGTACGGCTACTTCTACTCCGGTGGCGCGTTCGCCCTGGAGAACACCCTCACCAGCACCATGGGCCTGACCAGTCAGCACCGCGGCACACGGCACCTGCTGCGGGCGTCCCTGCGGCTGCGGCGTCACCTGCCGGCGATCGGACGGACGCTGCCCCTGGGCGAGACGTATGTGCCCGGTCTCGGCGGCCGGGTGCCGTTCCTGGAGGAGGTGATGGCCCACCCCGACCGGGAGGACGCGCACTGGCAGGGCGTGGACGCGGGGGTGGCGGCCGAGCGCCTGACCGTACCGACCAGCCTGATCACCGGGTGGTACGACGTGGGCCTGGACCAGACCCTGCAGCAGTACGGCAGGCTGCGGCGGGCCGGCTGCGACGCCGCCCTGCTCGTCGGCCCCTGGACACACCACTCCGCCCTGCAGCAGGGCTGGCCCGAGGTCTTCGCCGAGAGCCTCGCGTGGCTGCGGGCCCACCTGTGCGACGACCCGTCCGGCCTGCGCGGGACGCGGGCGCGCGTGCACGTGGGCGGCCGGCAGGCGTGGCAGGACCTGCCCGACTGGCCCCCGGCGACGACGGACCGGCACTGGCACCTCGACGGCGACGGCACCCTGCGCACCCGGCCGCCGGAGCACCCCTGGGCGCCGGTCCCGTTCCGCTACGACCCGGCCGACCCGACCCCCTCGGTCGGCGGGCCCGTGCTCTCCGGCAAGGCCGGCTCCCAGGACAACACCGCCCTGGAGGCCAGGGACGACGTCCTGACGTTCACCACCGCGCCACTGACCGAGCCGCTCGACGTCCTCGGACCGGTGCGCGCCGAACTGCGGGTGCGCACCGACACCGGCCATGCCGATGTCTTCGCCCGGCTCTGTGACGTCGACCCCCGGGGCCGCTCGGCCAACATCTGCGACGGGGTGCTGCGACTGCGCCCCGACGACGCCGCGGACCCGGCCGGCAGCGCCCCGGCCGCGGTCACGGTGGCGATGAGCTCCACGGCCCACCGCTTCCCCGCCGGACACCGCATGCGGCTGCAGGTCAGCGGCGGCGCCCACCCCCGCTTCGCCCGCCACACAGGCACCGGCGAGCCGCCCGCGACCGCCACCCGGCTCCGGCCGGCCGAGGTCGCGCTCCAGCACCCGTCGCGGCTCGTCCTGCCAGTCGCGGACGAGACGACGGACGAGACGGCGGACGAGACGTACGCGCGCGCCGCACCGGAACGCTGA
- a CDS encoding GntR family transcriptional regulator, whose protein sequence is MGTTQLETVPEPKYWHLKTVLSEALDSEFAVGEILPNERDLAARFGVARATLRQALEQLELEGRLQRRRGVGTTVAPPRVGVAVDPVRHTWPGAAGDDWQPVDAVESDTVPAAVAALLATAPGEAVHIVRRSRVTDGRPVAAELLYVPAAAVPDCAPAASLSDPARAGAVLHALQALELDGQDRTVELGSARAEDARQLDRLPGAPVLVVTTRYVSGGRPAAVAVSTYRADTCRLTFGESEAVALLAG, encoded by the coding sequence GTGGGGACCACGCAGCTCGAAACGGTGCCGGAGCCGAAGTACTGGCACCTCAAGACCGTGCTCAGCGAGGCGCTGGACTCGGAGTTCGCGGTCGGCGAGATTCTGCCCAACGAACGTGATCTGGCGGCCCGGTTCGGCGTCGCCAGGGCCACGCTGCGCCAGGCGCTCGAACAGCTGGAGCTGGAGGGCAGACTCCAGCGCCGCCGCGGTGTCGGCACCACGGTCGCGCCGCCGCGGGTCGGCGTCGCCGTCGACCCCGTCCGCCATACCTGGCCCGGCGCCGCCGGGGACGACTGGCAGCCGGTCGACGCCGTCGAGAGCGACACGGTGCCCGCCGCGGTGGCCGCCCTGCTGGCGACGGCGCCCGGCGAGGCGGTGCACATCGTGCGCCGCAGCCGGGTCACCGACGGCCGGCCGGTTGCCGCCGAGCTGCTGTACGTCCCGGCGGCCGCGGTTCCGGACTGCGCGCCGGCCGCCTCGCTCAGCGACCCGGCCCGGGCCGGCGCGGTGCTGCACGCGCTGCAGGCGCTGGAACTGGACGGCCAGGACCGTACCGTCGAGCTGGGCTCGGCCCGTGCGGAGGACGCCAGGCAACTGGACCGGCTGCCCGGCGCGCCCGTGCTCGTGGTCACCACCCGCTATGTCTCCGGGGGCCGTCCGGCTGCCGTGGCGGTCTCCACCTACCGGGCGGACACCTGCCGGCTGACCTTCGGCGAGAGCGAGGCGGTCGCCCTGCTCGCGGGCTGA
- a CDS encoding alpha/beta fold hydrolase, whose amino-acid sequence MATPVSFARVTPEDRPPFTVAYERKGAGDPVVLLHGIGHHLQAWRPVCDILAASHEVISLDLPGFGASPALPEGSSYELSSVVPLLIAAFGELGADRPHVVGNSLGGLLALELGRERAVRSVTALSPAGFWTPAERRYAFGVLRGMYAGAQALPQPVVESLARSALGRASLTGTIYAHPARRSAAAVVAETRALREGPGFVPTLAAGREVRFTADVPDVPVTIGWGSRDRLLLPRQGVRAKHTIPGARLVRLPGCGHVPMHDDPALVARVILDTMSRGASY is encoded by the coding sequence ATGGCCACCCCGGTCTCCTTCGCCCGTGTCACCCCCGAGGACCGGCCGCCCTTCACGGTCGCCTACGAGCGCAAGGGCGCGGGCGATCCCGTCGTCCTGCTGCACGGCATAGGCCACCATCTCCAGGCCTGGCGCCCGGTGTGCGACATCCTCGCCGCGTCCCACGAGGTCATCTCCCTCGACCTGCCGGGCTTCGGCGCCTCCCCCGCGCTGCCCGAGGGGTCCTCCTACGAGCTGTCGTCGGTCGTCCCGCTGCTCATCGCGGCGTTCGGGGAGCTGGGCGCCGACCGCCCGCATGTGGTGGGGAACTCTCTGGGCGGCCTGCTCGCCCTGGAGCTGGGCCGGGAGCGGGCCGTCCGGTCGGTCACGGCGCTCTCCCCGGCGGGCTTCTGGACCCCGGCGGAGCGGCGGTACGCCTTCGGGGTGCTGCGCGGCATGTACGCCGGGGCGCAGGCGCTGCCCCAGCCGGTGGTGGAGTCACTGGCCCGGTCCGCCCTCGGCCGGGCGTCGCTGACCGGCACCATCTACGCCCATCCCGCCCGCCGTTCGGCGGCGGCCGTCGTGGCGGAGACCAGGGCGCTGCGCGAGGGGCCCGGGTTCGTCCCGACGCTGGCGGCCGGCCGGGAGGTGCGGTTCACCGCGGATGTGCCGGACGTCCCGGTGACGATCGGCTGGGGCAGCCGGGACCGCCTGCTGCTGCCCCGTCAGGGCGTACGCGCCAAGCACACGATCCCGGGCGCGCGGCTGGTGCGGCTGCCGGGCTGCGGGCATGTGCCGATGCACGACGATCCGGCGCTGGTGGCGCGGGTCATCCTCGACACCATGAGCCGGGGCGCTTCCTACTAG
- a CDS encoding RNA polymerase sigma-70 factor yields the protein MPSDAVTDLTDVFEEHRPVLFGVAYRMLGRVADAEDVVQDAWLRWSGADRAEVREPRGYLVRITTRLAIDRLRQVQSRRESYVGPWLPEPLATDIGSTAPDTAEHAVFRESVTLAVLVVLESLSPLERAVFVLREAFGYPYAEIAAVLDRGEAAVRQLAGRARRHVEEGRPRFEVDQQRQRELTERFLAAAAGNDLAGLLSLLAADARLVGDSGGKAKAPRRIIESADKVARFLIGVTRSVPPGMEFGLLELNGQMALLARQDGVPDTVIQFGVQGGRIQTVYVVRNPEKLGSLAAAD from the coding sequence GTGCCGAGCGATGCCGTGACCGACCTCACCGATGTCTTCGAGGAGCACCGCCCCGTCCTGTTCGGGGTGGCCTACCGGATGCTCGGCCGGGTGGCCGACGCCGAGGACGTGGTGCAGGACGCCTGGCTGCGCTGGTCGGGGGCCGACCGCGCGGAGGTGCGCGAGCCGCGCGGCTACCTCGTACGGATCACCACCCGGCTGGCCATCGACCGGCTGCGCCAGGTCCAGTCGCGCCGCGAGTCCTACGTGGGCCCCTGGCTGCCGGAGCCGCTGGCGACCGACATCGGGTCCACCGCTCCGGACACCGCGGAGCACGCGGTGTTCCGGGAGTCCGTCACCCTCGCCGTGCTCGTCGTCCTGGAGTCGCTCTCCCCCCTGGAGCGCGCCGTGTTCGTGCTGCGCGAGGCCTTCGGCTATCCGTACGCGGAGATCGCCGCCGTCCTCGACCGCGGTGAGGCGGCGGTGCGCCAACTGGCGGGCCGCGCACGGCGGCACGTCGAGGAGGGCCGCCCCCGCTTCGAGGTCGACCAGCAGCGGCAGCGCGAGCTGACCGAGCGGTTCCTGGCCGCCGCGGCCGGCAACGATCTGGCGGGGCTGTTGAGCCTCCTGGCGGCCGACGCGCGGCTGGTCGGGGACAGCGGCGGGAAGGCCAAGGCCCCGCGGCGGATCATCGAGTCCGCGGACAAGGTCGCCCGCTTCCTCATCGGCGTCACCCGGTCCGTGCCGCCCGGCATGGAGTTCGGCCTCCTCGAACTCAACGGCCAGATGGCGCTGTTGGCGCGCCAGGACGGTGTCCCGGACACCGTCATCCAGTTCGGGGTCCAAGGCGGCCGGATCCAGACGGTCTATGTCGTCCGCAACCCGGAGAAGCTGGGGTCGCTCGCGGCCGCCGACTGA
- a CDS encoding TetR/AcrR family transcriptional regulator: MARTGGSSGRHAGVDPELLWARPERPRRGRPPAHDRAAITAEAVALADAEGLAAVTMRAVAGRIGAGTMSLYSYVPNKETLLELMIDHVSGDHRLPSGPSGDWRADLRQLAHEQRALMHRHPWLPGALPAQRTIGPNTLAVWEYTLAALAPAGLDARARLETFSLLTGFVSSHVLYELAQERAIGAGDAAGGLLDAQARHLRSAAAAGNLPHLAQALEETSGDPAPQAVFDRLLDRMINGLTAAT; this comes from the coding sequence GTGGCCCGTACTGGAGGCTCGTCCGGCCGTCACGCCGGGGTGGATCCCGAACTGCTCTGGGCGCGGCCCGAACGCCCGCGGCGGGGCAGGCCGCCGGCCCACGACCGCGCCGCGATCACCGCCGAGGCCGTCGCCCTCGCCGACGCCGAAGGGCTGGCCGCCGTCACCATGCGCGCGGTCGCGGGCCGGATCGGCGCGGGGACGATGTCCCTCTACAGCTACGTCCCCAACAAGGAGACGCTGCTGGAGCTCATGATCGACCACGTGAGCGGCGACCACCGGCTGCCGTCCGGGCCCTCCGGCGACTGGCGTGCCGACCTCCGGCAGCTCGCCCACGAGCAGCGTGCGCTGATGCACCGCCACCCCTGGCTGCCGGGCGCGCTGCCCGCCCAGCGGACGATCGGCCCGAACACCCTCGCCGTCTGGGAGTACACCCTCGCCGCGCTCGCCCCCGCCGGCCTGGACGCGCGGGCGCGGCTGGAGACCTTCAGCCTGCTCACCGGGTTCGTCTCCAGCCACGTCCTGTACGAACTCGCCCAGGAGCGGGCGATCGGGGCCGGGGATGCCGCCGGCGGCCTCCTCGACGCACAGGCCCGCCACCTCCGATCCGCTGCCGCCGCGGGCAACCTGCCCCACCTCGCGCAGGCCCTGGAGGAGACGAGCGGCGACCCGGCCCCGCAGGCCGTCTTCGACCGCCTGCTCGACCGCATGATCAACGGGCTGACGGCGGCGACATGA
- a CDS encoding MFS transporter has translation MYLADRRAASPPAAPPGGGRAGTDRPPGRRRVTALPSTVLVLGAVSLITDISSEMVTAVLPLYLVAELGLSPLGFGVLDGVYNGVGALVRLVGGRLSDRGGGGHKAVAAVGYGLSALCKPLLLLVHSLPLIGAVLAVDRTGKGLRTAPRDAMISLAAEPAVRGRAFGVHRAMDTAGALCGPLVAFVLLRAAAEGYDAVFLVSFCVAVLGVVVLLLFVPRRVAASRGAAQWAVAAEQAPAGTRTPVRALLGRPEVRRLTGCAVLLGLTTLSDSFLYLTLQRGLELPTGWFPLLPLGTAAAFLLLAVPLGAVADRIGRRRLFLAGHLALLCAYGLLLVPPGGGAALAGAVLVLHGAFYAATDGVLAAATADAVPEDARGSGLAVVQTGQTAARFVCSLAFGAAWTAWGARTAVLTAALGLTLAAAVSAFLLRRAVPAQPPNSPSEPA, from the coding sequence GTGTACCTAGCGGACCGCCGCGCCGCCTCCCCGCCCGCCGCCCCGCCCGGCGGCGGGCGCGCCGGAACGGACCGCCCTCCGGGCCGGCGCCGCGTCACCGCCCTCCCCTCGACGGTGCTCGTGCTGGGCGCCGTCAGCCTGATCACGGACATCTCCTCGGAGATGGTCACCGCCGTGCTGCCGCTGTACCTCGTCGCCGAACTCGGCCTGTCCCCGCTGGGATTCGGGGTGCTCGACGGGGTCTACAACGGGGTCGGCGCGCTGGTCCGGCTGGTGGGCGGGCGGCTGTCGGACCGGGGCGGCGGAGGGCACAAGGCGGTGGCGGCGGTGGGGTACGGGCTCTCCGCGCTCTGCAAGCCGCTGTTGCTGCTGGTGCACTCGCTGCCGCTGATCGGGGCGGTGCTGGCGGTGGACCGTACCGGCAAGGGGCTGCGGACAGCGCCGCGGGACGCGATGATCTCCCTGGCCGCCGAACCGGCCGTCCGCGGGCGGGCGTTCGGGGTGCACCGGGCCATGGACACCGCGGGCGCGCTGTGCGGTCCGCTGGTGGCGTTCGTGCTGCTGCGGGCGGCGGCGGAGGGTTATGACGCGGTCTTCCTGGTCAGCTTCTGTGTGGCCGTCCTGGGCGTGGTCGTCCTGCTGCTGTTCGTGCCGCGCAGGGTCGCCGCCTCGCGGGGCGCCGCCCAATGGGCCGTCGCCGCCGAACAGGCTCCGGCCGGGACCCGGACACCGGTGCGCGCCCTCCTGGGACGGCCGGAGGTGCGCCGGCTCACCGGGTGTGCGGTGCTGCTGGGGCTGACGACCCTCAGCGACTCGTTCCTCTATCTGACCCTGCAGCGGGGCCTGGAGCTGCCGACGGGGTGGTTCCCGCTGCTTCCCCTGGGCACGGCCGCGGCGTTCCTGCTGCTGGCGGTGCCGTTGGGGGCCGTCGCCGACCGGATCGGGCGCCGACGGCTGTTCCTCGCCGGGCACCTGGCGCTGCTGTGCGCCTACGGGCTGCTGCTGGTACCGCCGGGCGGCGGGGCGGCCCTGGCCGGTGCCGTACTGGTGCTGCACGGCGCGTTCTACGCGGCGACCGACGGGGTGCTGGCGGCGGCGACCGCCGATGCGGTGCCCGAGGACGCCCGCGGCAGCGGGCTGGCCGTGGTGCAGACCGGCCAGACCGCCGCCCGCTTCGTCTGCTCGCTCGCCTTCGGTGCCGCCTGGACCGCCTGGGGCGCCCGCACCGCCGTGCTGACCGCGGCCCTCGGCCTGACGCTCGCCGCGGCCGTCAGCGCCTTCCTGCTGCGCCGTGCCGTCCCGGCGCAGCCCCCGAACTCCCCCTCGGAGCCCGCGTGA
- a CDS encoding alkaline phosphatase family protein, which yields MPASASPSPAASPASPRVRRSRRRRVTALAGAFALATTGLGVWAGDGFGAEPAAAAVPTPDHVVVVVFENHAYGQVMGSSSAPYLNSLASGGASLTASYAETHPSQPNYYALFSGDTQGVTDDSCVDPGFSDAPNLASEVTAAGRTWASYNESLPSEGSTTCKSGKYAQKHNPWFGFGNVSTASAHTFDAFPTDFAKLPTVSFVVPNLCSDMHDCSVSTGDTWLKDHLGSYADWAKSHNSLLLVTFDEDNRLNGNRIPTVLYGQPVKAGATSATTYNHYDVLRTLEDMYGTSHAGRAADAKDISGVWAG from the coding sequence GTGCCTGCCTCCGCGTCCCCCTCCCCCGCAGCGTCCCCCGCCTCCCCCCGCGTCCGCCGCTCCCGCCGCCGCAGAGTCACCGCGCTCGCCGGGGCGTTCGCCCTCGCCACCACCGGACTCGGCGTCTGGGCCGGCGACGGCTTCGGCGCCGAGCCGGCCGCGGCCGCCGTGCCCACCCCCGACCATGTCGTCGTGGTGGTCTTCGAGAACCACGCCTACGGCCAGGTGATGGGCAGTTCCAGCGCCCCGTACCTCAACTCCCTGGCCTCCGGCGGCGCCAGTCTGACCGCGTCGTACGCCGAGACCCACCCCAGCCAGCCCAACTACTACGCCCTCTTCTCCGGCGACACCCAGGGCGTCACCGACGACAGCTGCGTCGACCCGGGATTCAGCGACGCTCCCAACCTCGCCTCCGAGGTGACGGCGGCCGGCAGGACCTGGGCGAGCTACAACGAGTCGCTGCCGTCCGAGGGCTCCACCACCTGCAAGAGCGGCAAGTACGCGCAGAAGCACAACCCGTGGTTCGGCTTCGGCAATGTCTCCACCGCCTCGGCGCACACCTTCGACGCGTTTCCCACCGACTTCGCGAAGCTGCCGACGGTGTCGTTCGTCGTGCCGAACCTGTGCAGTGACATGCACGACTGCTCGGTGTCCACGGGTGACACCTGGCTGAAGGACCACCTGGGGAGCTACGCGGACTGGGCCAAGAGCCACAACAGCCTGCTGCTGGTCACCTTCGACGAGGACAACCGGCTGAACGGCAACCGCATCCCGACCGTGCTGTACGGCCAGCCGGTCAAGGCCGGTGCCACCTCGGCCACCACCTACAACCACTACGACGTCCTGCGCACCCTGGAGGACATGTACGGCACCTCGCACGCGGGGCGGGCCGCCGACGCCAAGGACATCAGCGGCGTCTGGGCCGGCTGA
- a CDS encoding ROK family transcriptional regulator has product MGRLTGGDPSLLRRINSAVVLHALRAADSPTLTHLVQVTGLSRPTVEGVVEGLIDAGLVVEAAAEEGATRRQGRPARRFRFRTEAGHLLGIEIGPHRVAALLSDLSGRVLDSAQRPVAEDAPADERLERVRTVVADLLRRAGVPRDSLRAVGAAGPGIVEADGTVRLSTALPGWTGLPLGERLRRSFRCPVLVENDANAAAVAEHWQGAATASDDIVFVLAGLSPGAGSLIGGRLHRGFGGAAGEIGALHLLGREATPEKLLSTTGEPLHPLDEAQVAAVFAAARKGDAQAGEAVGRFIRRLVHDVAALVLALDPELVVIGGWAAGLDGVLEPLRTELARYCLRPPRVALSQLGEAAVATGALRLALDHVEGELFAVESTVTGRRTSPDAVTGGR; this is encoded by the coding sequence TTGGGGCGGCTCACCGGCGGGGATCCCTCCCTGCTGCGACGGATCAACTCCGCCGTGGTGCTGCACGCGCTGCGGGCCGCGGACTCCCCCACCCTGACCCATCTCGTCCAGGTGACGGGCCTGTCCCGGCCGACGGTCGAGGGCGTGGTCGAGGGCCTCATCGACGCCGGTCTGGTGGTCGAGGCGGCGGCCGAGGAGGGCGCGACCCGCCGTCAGGGGCGGCCGGCCCGGCGGTTCCGGTTCCGTACGGAGGCCGGCCATCTGCTGGGCATCGAGATCGGCCCGCACCGCGTCGCCGCCCTGTTGTCCGACCTCAGCGGCCGGGTGCTGGACTCCGCGCAACGCCCCGTCGCCGAGGACGCACCGGCCGACGAGCGGCTGGAGCGGGTCCGCACCGTGGTGGCCGACCTGCTGCGCCGTGCGGGCGTGCCCCGCGATTCGCTGCGGGCCGTCGGCGCGGCCGGCCCCGGCATCGTGGAGGCGGACGGCACCGTACGGCTGAGCACGGCGCTGCCGGGCTGGACGGGGCTGCCCCTGGGCGAGCGGCTGCGGCGGTCGTTCCGCTGCCCGGTGCTGGTCGAGAACGACGCGAACGCCGCCGCGGTGGCCGAGCACTGGCAGGGCGCCGCCACCGCGTCCGATGACATCGTTTTCGTGCTGGCGGGGCTCAGCCCGGGAGCCGGCTCGCTGATCGGCGGACGTCTGCACCGCGGATTCGGCGGCGCCGCCGGGGAGATCGGCGCCCTGCACCTGCTCGGCCGCGAGGCAACGCCGGAGAAGCTGCTGTCGACGACCGGCGAGCCGCTGCACCCCCTGGACGAGGCGCAGGTCGCGGCGGTCTTCGCGGCGGCGCGCAAGGGCGACGCCCAGGCCGGGGAGGCGGTCGGCCGGTTCATCCGGCGACTGGTGCACGACGTCGCGGCGCTGGTGCTGGCGCTCGACCCGGAGCTGGTGGTGATCGGCGGCTGGGCGGCCGGACTGGACGGCGTACTGGAGCCGCTGCGCACGGAGTTGGCCCGCTACTGCCTGCGTCCGCCGCGGGTCGCCCTGTCGCAACTGGGCGAGGCGGCGGTCGCCACCGGGGCCCTGCGGCTGGCCCTCGATCATGTGGAGGGCGAGCTCTTCGCCGTGGAGAGCACGGTCACGGGCCGCCGCACGAGCCCGGACGCGGTGACGGGCGGGCGCTGA
- a CDS encoding TolB family protein produces the protein MSRSARLSLLLVAVFVLGGVAVGATLHAAGRAARSQHPRAGGPAVASGTVRLDDPRRALFRSMAWGPHRDEITAVPADRPDGPRTASGVRCLRFHAAAGTGICLQAVHGTLRDTYRAVVLDHRLRPLRRYDLAGTPTRARVSPSGRTVAWTVFVSGDSYAGTAFSTRTSVVGSDGRGLDANLETYALTVDGHRVHAADINVWGVTFADDTRFYATAATGGKTYLVRGDRTTRTLKALHPNVECPSLSPDGTRLAYKKRVEGADPDAPWRLYVLDLRTLRESPAGEHRNVDDQAVWRDDHTLVYSLPGDFGADLWTVPADGSGTPRRLAGAALAPVFPR, from the coding sequence CTGAGCCGCAGCGCACGCCTGTCCCTCCTGCTCGTCGCCGTGTTCGTGCTCGGCGGGGTAGCCGTCGGCGCGACCCTGCACGCCGCGGGGCGCGCCGCCCGCTCGCAGCACCCCCGGGCCGGCGGTCCCGCGGTCGCCTCCGGAACCGTGCGCCTGGACGATCCGCGCCGCGCCCTCTTCCGCTCCATGGCCTGGGGCCCGCACCGCGACGAGATCACCGCCGTCCCCGCGGACCGTCCCGACGGGCCGCGCACCGCCTCCGGCGTCCGCTGCCTGCGCTTCCACGCCGCCGCCGGCACCGGCATCTGCCTCCAGGCCGTGCACGGCACGCTCCGCGACACCTACCGGGCGGTGGTCCTCGACCACCGGCTGCGCCCGCTGCGCCGCTACGACCTGGCCGGTACCCCCACCCGCGCCCGGGTCTCCCCCAGCGGCCGGACCGTTGCCTGGACCGTGTTCGTCAGCGGCGACTCCTACGCGGGGACCGCGTTCTCCACCCGCACCTCCGTCGTCGGCAGCGACGGACGGGGGCTGGACGCCAACCTGGAGACCTACGCGCTGACCGTGGACGGGCACCGGGTGCACGCGGCCGACATCAACGTCTGGGGCGTCACTTTCGCCGACGACACCCGCTTCTACGCCACCGCCGCCACGGGCGGGAAGACCTATCTCGTCCGCGGCGACCGCACCACCCGCACCCTGAAGGCGCTGCACCCGAACGTCGAATGCCCCTCGCTCTCCCCCGACGGCACCCGCCTCGCGTACAAGAAGCGGGTCGAGGGCGCCGACCCGGACGCGCCCTGGCGGCTGTACGTCCTCGACCTGCGCACCCTGCGCGAGTCCCCGGCGGGAGAGCACCGCAACGTCGACGACCAGGCCGTCTGGCGCGACGACCACACCCTGGTCTACTCCCTGCCGGGCGACTTCGGCGCGGACCTGTGGACCGTCCCCGCCGACGGCTCCGGCACCCCGCGCCGGCTCGCCGGCGCGGCGCTGGCGCCCGTCTTCCCCCGCTGA
- a CDS encoding aspartate/glutamate racemase family protein produces the protein MLTLLHTSPLHVPAFDALRDEEAPGLALHHVVRPELLDRARAQGPGSVAEDVAAELGEAARDGARAALCTCSTIGSVAEAAGAVLGLPVLRVDRPMAAAAVATGPRIAVLVAVESTRVPTEELLAQEADRAGREVEVRTVLVPGAWERFEAGDRDGYLAAVAAAAREIRDADVIVLAQASMAPAADGLDLDVPVLAGPRTGLRAAAQSAAASDPSFSGLRTT, from the coding sequence ATGCTCACGCTCCTCCATACCTCTCCCCTGCATGTCCCGGCCTTCGACGCCCTGCGCGACGAGGAGGCCCCCGGCCTGGCGCTGCATCACGTCGTACGGCCCGAACTCCTCGACCGGGCAAGGGCGCAGGGCCCCGGGAGCGTGGCGGAGGACGTCGCCGCAGAGCTCGGCGAGGCGGCCCGCGACGGGGCGCGGGCGGCGCTGTGCACCTGCTCGACGATCGGTTCGGTCGCCGAGGCGGCCGGTGCGGTGCTGGGCCTCCCCGTGCTGCGGGTGGACCGCCCGATGGCCGCGGCCGCCGTCGCCACCGGCCCGCGCATCGCCGTCCTCGTGGCCGTGGAGAGCACCCGCGTCCCCACGGAGGAGCTGCTCGCGCAGGAGGCCGACCGGGCCGGGCGCGAGGTCGAGGTGCGTACCGTGCTGGTGCCGGGCGCCTGGGAGCGCTTCGAGGCCGGTGACCGCGACGGCTATCTGGCGGCCGTCGCCGCCGCGGCACGGGAGATCCGGGACGCCGATGTGATCGTCCTGGCGCAGGCCTCCATGGCACCGGCGGCCGACGGCCTCGACCTCGACGTGCCGGTGCTGGCCGGACCGCGGACCGGCCTGCGCGCCGCGGCTCAGTCGGCGGCCGCGAGCGACCCCAGCTTCTCCGGGTTGCGGACGACATAG